A window of Marinobacter salarius contains these coding sequences:
- the recB gene encoding exodeoxyribonuclease V subunit beta — MTEEIRKLDPLTLSLRGSQLIEASAGTGKTFTLALLYVRLVLGHRTVEEPLGEGIMPPNLLVVTFTEAATKELRDRIRARLTEAAALFAAEPDTVDTAAMSKDPLVNLRNACPAADWPACRRKLLLAAEWMDEAAVSTIHGWCNRMLSEHAFDSGSLFRQTLETSQTDLLDDVVRDYWRTFIYPMPPELMGEVLDTWKTPENLRQSVRNLLPHVDALPVPERDPLAAALEAKHLREVKLQALKSPWPAWCDELEELLAETTKRKPKPLHGTTKNSLQKAVEHLREWATTDAAEPHEFLSSKRTKGFDTLEADAFAEKWTGEDEPPHHPAMDAITELKPALKTMPVAKADILNHAACWIARRLDSEKQRLASMGFDDLLTRLDAALSGPQGERLADTIRRQFPVAMIDEFQDTDPVQYRIFDRIYRVASNDQDTSLLMIGDPKQAIYGFRGADIYTYLDARRAVSSRTYTLGTNYRSAIAMVDGVNRVFAQADQSLPEGAFLFRAGDDNPLPFSPVEAKGTSQQWLVNGLPRPPLTFWTLTDERPIAKETGREAMAEACAAEIARLLNLGQSGEAGFGAEGAPFEPVRPEHIAVLVNKRDEANAVRRSLGARGVRSVYLSDRNSVLQSVQSVEMLQWLQACAEPGQLPLIRAALATPTMGLAYQELDRLFSDENALDREINRFQGYRELWQQQGVLPMLRRLLMDYDVPAKLLSGPDGERGLTDILHIAELLQQDSQQLDGEHALIHHYIEMLQDSDDEDEHRTMRLESDAGLVKVVTVHKSKGLEYPLVFLPFATEFREEKPNQAFIKYHDDEGRLQISLEPDEDTLARADRERLGEDIRKLYVALTRSRHATWVGASGIKGWRQSGLGHLIGRSASDEDTDLMPFLQSVATGEPAIEVAPMPEPGGDVYAGEEEPELGNALEPVREAREHWWIASYSAITYGARGGYGNDFAPASEDAEQENLRDEDEPVVADTLAAMIPDWQGPQPVNQHAFPKGSGPGTFLHDILEWCAGEGFHKVADAPEDLHELLERRCQLRNWSEWADTLKTWIYTLITMDIPLPGKSRTCALAGLETFRPELEFWFESHEVNTLAMDRLVRRHTLGGDPRPEAQQATFNGMLKGFIDLVFEHEGRYYVLDYKSNFLGEDDQAYIPDVMKDKILEKRYDLQYVIYLLALHRLLKARLPDYDYDSHMGGAVYLFLRGCDAPGAGAFTERPDRALIEELDRLFSGQGEKAA; from the coding sequence ATGACGGAAGAGATCCGCAAGCTCGATCCCCTCACACTGTCGTTGCGTGGCAGCCAGCTGATCGAGGCCAGTGCCGGCACCGGCAAGACCTTTACCCTGGCGTTGCTGTACGTGCGCCTGGTACTGGGCCATCGCACCGTGGAGGAGCCACTCGGTGAGGGCATCATGCCGCCCAACCTGTTGGTGGTGACCTTTACCGAGGCCGCCACCAAGGAACTCCGGGACCGGATTCGCGCCCGCCTGACCGAAGCAGCGGCGTTATTCGCGGCTGAACCGGACACCGTCGACACCGCGGCGATGTCAAAAGACCCACTGGTGAATCTGCGCAATGCCTGCCCAGCGGCCGACTGGCCAGCCTGCCGCCGCAAACTGCTGTTGGCCGCGGAATGGATGGACGAGGCTGCCGTGTCCACCATCCACGGCTGGTGCAATCGCATGCTCAGCGAGCATGCCTTCGACAGCGGCAGCCTGTTCCGTCAGACCCTGGAGACCAGTCAGACGGACCTGCTGGATGACGTTGTGAGGGATTACTGGCGCACCTTTATCTACCCCATGCCACCAGAGTTGATGGGCGAGGTACTGGACACCTGGAAAACCCCGGAAAACCTGCGCCAGTCAGTGCGCAACCTGTTGCCACACGTTGATGCCCTGCCAGTGCCGGAACGTGACCCACTGGCCGCTGCTCTGGAAGCGAAACACCTGCGGGAGGTAAAGCTGCAGGCCCTGAAATCGCCCTGGCCGGCCTGGTGCGACGAACTGGAAGAACTGTTGGCGGAAACCACGAAGCGAAAGCCCAAACCGCTGCATGGCACCACCAAAAACTCCCTTCAAAAAGCCGTGGAACACCTTCGGGAATGGGCCACAACCGATGCGGCTGAACCGCATGAGTTCCTGTCGAGCAAGCGCACCAAGGGTTTCGATACCCTGGAGGCGGACGCGTTTGCCGAAAAATGGACCGGCGAGGATGAGCCTCCGCATCATCCAGCCATGGACGCCATCACCGAACTCAAACCGGCATTGAAAACCATGCCGGTGGCGAAAGCGGACATTCTCAACCATGCCGCCTGCTGGATCGCCCGTCGCCTGGACAGCGAAAAACAGCGCCTGGCCAGTATGGGCTTTGACGACCTGCTCACACGACTGGATGCCGCGTTGAGCGGCCCCCAGGGCGAACGCCTGGCAGATACGATTCGGCGGCAGTTTCCGGTGGCGATGATCGATGAATTCCAGGATACCGACCCGGTGCAGTACCGGATTTTCGACCGTATATACCGGGTGGCCAGCAACGACCAGGACACCAGCCTGTTGATGATTGGTGACCCCAAGCAGGCGATTTACGGTTTCCGTGGCGCTGATATCTACACCTATCTGGATGCCCGTCGGGCGGTCAGCAGCCGAACCTACACGCTGGGGACCAACTACCGCTCAGCTATCGCCATGGTAGACGGCGTTAACCGGGTATTCGCCCAGGCCGACCAGTCCCTGCCCGAAGGGGCCTTCCTGTTTCGAGCCGGGGACGACAACCCGTTGCCCTTCAGCCCCGTGGAGGCCAAAGGTACCAGCCAGCAATGGCTTGTTAACGGGCTGCCGCGACCACCACTGACGTTCTGGACCCTGACCGATGAGCGCCCTATCGCCAAGGAAACCGGCAGAGAGGCCATGGCCGAGGCCTGTGCGGCGGAGATTGCCCGCCTGTTGAATCTGGGGCAGAGCGGCGAGGCGGGCTTTGGGGCCGAGGGCGCGCCGTTTGAGCCTGTGCGACCGGAGCACATTGCTGTGCTGGTCAACAAACGTGACGAGGCGAATGCCGTCCGGCGATCATTGGGCGCCCGGGGCGTTCGCAGTGTGTACCTCTCAGACCGTAATTCCGTGCTGCAGTCGGTCCAGTCGGTGGAGATGTTGCAGTGGCTGCAGGCCTGCGCCGAACCAGGCCAGCTGCCGCTGATTCGCGCGGCACTCGCCACGCCCACCATGGGCCTGGCTTATCAGGAGCTGGACCGTCTGTTCAGTGACGAGAATGCGCTGGACCGCGAGATCAACCGCTTTCAGGGCTACCGTGAGCTCTGGCAGCAACAAGGCGTGCTGCCGATGCTGCGGCGCCTGCTCATGGACTATGACGTGCCGGCGAAGCTGCTGTCCGGGCCTGACGGCGAACGAGGCCTGACCGACATTCTGCATATTGCCGAACTGCTTCAGCAGGACAGCCAGCAGCTGGACGGCGAACATGCGCTCATTCACCACTACATCGAGATGTTGCAGGATTCCGACGATGAGGACGAACATCGCACCATGCGCCTGGAAAGTGATGCCGGGCTGGTCAAGGTGGTTACTGTCCACAAGTCCAAAGGCCTGGAGTACCCTTTGGTGTTCCTGCCGTTTGCCACCGAATTCCGCGAGGAAAAACCGAACCAGGCGTTTATCAAGTACCACGATGACGAAGGCCGACTGCAGATTTCCCTGGAGCCGGATGAAGACACCCTGGCCAGGGCCGACCGCGAACGACTGGGTGAGGATATTCGCAAACTCTACGTTGCCCTGACCCGATCCCGCCACGCCACCTGGGTTGGCGCCAGCGGCATCAAAGGCTGGCGGCAGAGTGGTCTGGGGCACCTGATTGGCCGCTCTGCCAGCGATGAAGACACGGACCTGATGCCCTTCCTGCAGTCCGTGGCCACCGGCGAACCCGCGATTGAAGTGGCGCCCATGCCAGAGCCAGGAGGCGACGTTTACGCGGGGGAAGAGGAGCCAGAGCTTGGCAACGCTCTGGAGCCGGTGCGGGAAGCCCGGGAACACTGGTGGATCGCCAGCTATTCCGCGATCACCTATGGCGCCCGCGGTGGCTACGGCAACGACTTCGCCCCGGCCAGTGAGGATGCGGAGCAGGAGAACCTGCGTGACGAGGACGAGCCCGTTGTGGCCGATACCCTGGCTGCGATGATCCCCGACTGGCAAGGGCCGCAACCGGTCAACCAGCATGCTTTCCCGAAAGGCTCCGGCCCCGGCACCTTCCTGCATGATATTCTGGAGTGGTGCGCTGGAGAGGGGTTCCACAAGGTGGCTGATGCGCCGGAGGATCTCCACGAGCTGCTGGAGCGCCGCTGTCAGTTACGCAACTGGAGTGAATGGGCTGACACCCTGAAAACCTGGATTTACACCCTGATCACCATGGACATCCCGCTTCCGGGCAAAAGCAGGACATGCGCCCTGGCGGGTCTTGAAACCTTTCGGCCGGAACTGGAGTTCTGGTTTGAAAGCCATGAGGTGAACACCCTCGCCATGGACAGACTGGTCCGCCGGCATACGCTGGGTGGTGATCCGCGTCCTGAGGCTCAGCAAGCCACCTTCAATGGCATGCTGAAAGGGTTTATCGACCTGGTGTTTGAACACGAAGGCCGCTACTACGTGCTGGACTACAAGTCGAACTTCCTGGGGGAGGACGATCAGGCCTATATCCCTGACGTGATGAAAGACAAAATCCTTGAGAAACGGTATGACCTGCAGTACGTCATCTACCTGCTGGCGTTGCACCGTCTGTTGAAAGCGCGCCTGCCGGACTACGATTACGACAGCCACATGGGGGGTGCCGTCTACCTGTTCCTTCGTGGCTGCGATGCACCGGGCGCCGGCGCTTTTACCGAACGACCGGACAGGGCCCTGATTGAGGAACTGGACCGGCTGTTCAGCGGCCAGGGGGAGAAGGCAGCATGA
- the recC gene encoding exodeoxyribonuclease V subunit gamma: protein MPVTPSIEPGFHAIHANHLEDLRRAVVWICRQSPLPPLESETFLVQSNGIAQWLKLALAEDPSEEGADVGVGGLGIAAGMDFLFPARFIWQAYRAVLTSEGVPEQSPFDKSRLVWRLFRLLPELIADDDVFAPLRRFMAGTDTETRRYQLAGKIADLFDQYQVFRADWLADWEAGHDRLRMARGEYRELGDELRWQAVLWRRLVADAGELAGTSRSRIHTRFMEQGQTLTATDRPRNLPRRIVVFGVSSLPKQALEALSVLSRVSQVVLCVHNPSEFYWADIISDRDLLTADRKRGKTHPELAALTDPDALHQHANPLLAAWGKQGRDYIRLLDEFDNPEAYQGRVSTPEGRIDIFTPHGDPEKPALLHQIQNDIRSLTSQAEMLGQARTLDPFRDDSVVFHNAHSPQREVEILHDQLLAAFNSNPELRPRDVIVMVPDVDTYAPHIQAVFGRYPSSSRRYIPFTISDQGQRHRQPVLIALDTLMALPESRFGVSEIISLLEVPAVRSRFGIAEGDLPLVRQWVDGANIRWGLHSDHRSSLDLPEGLERNTWQAGLRRMLLGYGAGRDDPWQGIEPFEEIGGLQAGVAGNLYRFVDRLEELWHELRSTATPAGWLDRLQSILERFFAELSDDDLLLVNRLRRQAEQWLQDCNSAGMEDEELPLSIVRDILLEGLEEGGLNQRFLAGKVNFATLMPMRAIPFRRVCLLGMNDGDYPRSRPPVDFDLMAVDYRPGDRSRREDDRYLFLEALLSAREQLYISWVGRSIRDDSERPPSVLVSQLCDHLDAVWQVEESDRKASPALTIKHPLQPFSREYFPTGNRGAGHNGSPDVNAVLATRRLFTYDSEWLSAHRQRETDVVGAELPFLPAAEPLTIADIGAFLKRPVDTFYQRRLQVRFTDVESLDTDNEAFAMDGLHHWRLEDELIRHAVMKSGTEDELHQRLEAALASMARRGELGMGVTETALTRQLESRMPDLYRRYQEAVALWPEPVEDISGFEYRHEHGDAAVTVNDRLGNLRTRPGGDLCRVVIASSNLLEGSGSARQLKFPALLEHWVAHLAGNIRYDAFHTLMIAKEEKRVVNLLPLDTDQAREYLAGILGYWIQGQTRLLPIESGAAFGYLRGLYPARGEGSEDKALLKATDAYGKALERDSGYLRRAYPEVEQLLADDEFPLLVSALYEPLWHAEQAGRAKPGGAGRGSTK from the coding sequence ATGCCAGTAACGCCATCCATCGAGCCCGGCTTTCACGCCATCCACGCGAATCATCTGGAAGACCTGCGCCGGGCTGTGGTCTGGATTTGCCGGCAGAGCCCCCTGCCACCGCTGGAAAGTGAAACCTTTCTGGTGCAGAGCAATGGTATTGCCCAATGGCTAAAGCTGGCATTGGCTGAAGACCCGTCCGAGGAGGGTGCTGATGTCGGGGTCGGCGGCCTGGGTATTGCGGCCGGCATGGATTTTCTGTTTCCCGCCCGGTTTATCTGGCAGGCCTACCGTGCGGTACTGACCTCTGAGGGCGTGCCGGAACAATCCCCGTTTGATAAGTCCCGATTGGTCTGGCGCCTGTTCCGATTACTGCCAGAGTTGATCGCGGACGACGACGTCTTTGCGCCGTTGCGACGATTCATGGCCGGAACTGATACTGAGACCCGCCGTTACCAGCTCGCCGGCAAAATTGCGGACCTGTTCGATCAGTATCAGGTTTTCCGCGCCGATTGGCTGGCCGACTGGGAGGCCGGCCATGACCGCCTGCGGATGGCGCGTGGAGAATACCGCGAGCTGGGCGATGAGCTGCGTTGGCAGGCCGTACTGTGGCGCAGGCTGGTGGCTGATGCTGGCGAGCTCGCGGGTACCAGTCGTTCACGCATTCACACCCGGTTCATGGAGCAAGGGCAGACACTGACAGCCACAGACCGGCCTCGAAACCTGCCCCGTCGTATTGTGGTTTTTGGCGTGTCATCCCTGCCGAAGCAGGCTCTGGAAGCCCTGTCCGTTCTCAGTCGGGTCAGTCAGGTGGTGCTCTGTGTTCACAACCCCAGCGAATTTTACTGGGCCGACATCATCAGTGACCGTGACCTGTTGACGGCGGACCGCAAGCGCGGCAAGACCCATCCGGAACTGGCGGCATTGACCGACCCTGATGCCCTCCACCAGCACGCCAACCCGCTGCTGGCGGCCTGGGGCAAACAGGGGCGGGACTACATTCGCCTGCTGGACGAATTCGACAACCCCGAGGCGTATCAGGGCCGCGTGTCTACTCCGGAGGGTCGGATCGATATTTTCACGCCCCACGGAGATCCGGAGAAGCCGGCGCTGTTGCACCAGATCCAGAACGACATTCGTTCGCTCACTTCCCAGGCAGAGATGCTGGGGCAGGCACGGACCCTCGATCCGTTCCGGGACGATTCCGTGGTATTCCACAATGCCCACAGCCCACAACGGGAAGTGGAAATCCTTCACGACCAGTTACTGGCGGCGTTCAACAGTAACCCGGAACTTCGGCCTCGCGACGTGATCGTCATGGTGCCAGACGTTGATACTTACGCACCTCACATCCAGGCGGTGTTTGGCCGATACCCGTCGTCGTCCCGCCGCTACATCCCGTTTACCATTTCCGACCAGGGGCAGCGGCATCGTCAGCCGGTGCTGATTGCACTGGACACGTTGATGGCGCTGCCCGAAAGTCGTTTTGGCGTCAGCGAGATCATCAGCCTGCTGGAAGTGCCGGCCGTACGCAGCCGGTTCGGTATCGCCGAGGGCGATCTTCCATTGGTGCGCCAATGGGTGGACGGCGCCAACATTCGCTGGGGGCTGCACAGCGACCATCGCAGCAGTCTCGACTTGCCTGAGGGGCTGGAACGCAACACCTGGCAGGCAGGTCTGCGGCGGATGCTGTTGGGCTATGGCGCTGGCCGCGACGATCCCTGGCAGGGCATCGAACCGTTCGAGGAAATCGGCGGCCTGCAGGCAGGTGTGGCGGGCAATCTCTACCGTTTTGTTGATCGGCTGGAAGAGCTCTGGCACGAACTCAGGTCCACTGCGACCCCTGCCGGCTGGCTCGATCGGCTGCAGTCCATCCTCGAACGCTTCTTTGCTGAACTGTCTGACGACGATCTGCTGCTGGTGAACCGGCTACGCCGACAGGCAGAGCAGTGGCTGCAGGACTGCAACAGTGCGGGCATGGAAGACGAGGAACTGCCCCTGAGCATCGTGCGGGACATTCTGCTGGAAGGGTTGGAAGAAGGCGGCCTCAATCAGCGCTTCCTGGCCGGCAAGGTCAACTTTGCAACCCTGATGCCCATGCGCGCCATCCCCTTTCGGCGGGTGTGTCTGTTGGGCATGAACGACGGTGACTACCCGCGCTCGCGACCGCCGGTGGATTTTGACCTGATGGCCGTGGATTACCGGCCGGGCGACCGTTCCCGCCGCGAAGACGACCGTTACCTGTTTCTGGAGGCATTGCTCTCCGCGCGGGAGCAGCTTTATATCAGTTGGGTAGGGCGTAGCATCCGTGATGACTCGGAACGGCCACCCTCGGTACTGGTCAGCCAGCTCTGTGACCATCTTGATGCAGTGTGGCAGGTGGAGGAGTCGGACCGAAAAGCCTCTCCGGCCCTGACGATCAAACACCCGCTGCAACCGTTCAGCCGCGAGTATTTTCCCACCGGGAATCGCGGAGCCGGGCACAATGGCTCACCGGACGTGAACGCGGTACTGGCAACACGACGACTGTTCACCTATGACAGCGAATGGCTCAGTGCGCATCGGCAGCGGGAAACCGACGTGGTGGGAGCCGAACTGCCTTTCCTGCCAGCGGCGGAGCCACTGACGATTGCCGATATTGGCGCTTTCCTCAAACGACCGGTGGACACCTTTTACCAGCGCCGGCTGCAGGTCCGGTTTACCGATGTGGAGAGCCTGGACACCGACAACGAGGCATTCGCCATGGACGGCTTGCACCACTGGCGCCTGGAGGACGAACTGATCCGTCATGCGGTGATGAAATCGGGCACCGAGGACGAACTGCATCAGCGGCTGGAGGCTGCCCTGGCGAGCATGGCCCGGCGAGGCGAGTTGGGCATGGGAGTGACGGAAACCGCCCTGACCCGGCAGTTGGAAAGCCGCATGCCAGACCTGTACCGGCGTTATCAGGAGGCCGTGGCGCTCTGGCCTGAGCCGGTGGAAGATATCTCAGGCTTTGAGTACCGCCATGAGCATGGCGACGCGGCGGTCACTGTTAACGACAGGCTGGGCAACCTGCGTACCCGCCCGGGCGGTGACCTCTGCCGGGTGGTGATCGCCAGTAGCAATTTGCTGGAAGGGTCCGGAAGCGCTCGCCAGTTAAAGTTCCCGGCCCTCTTGGAACACTGGGTGGCACACCTGGCAGGTAATATTCGCTACGACGCTTTCCACACTCTGATGATCGCCAAAGAGGAAAAGCGTGTCGTCAACCTGTTGCCTCTGGACACCGACCAGGCCAGGGAATACCTGGCCGGCATCCTGGGCTACTGGATTCAGGGCCAGACGCGGCTGCTGCCGATAGAGTCGGGTGCGGCCTTCGGCTATTTGCGGGGCCTTTATCCCGCCAGGGGCGAGGGCAGTGAGGACAAAGCACTGCTGAAGGCGACGGACGCCTACGGCAAGGCTCTGGAGCGCGACAGTGGTTACCTGCGCCGGGCCTATCCGGAGGTAGAACAACTGCTGGCGGATGACGAATTTCCGCTGTTGGTGTCGGCACTGTATGAGCCACTCTGGCACGCCGAACAGGCCGGTCGGGCCAAGCCTGGCGGTGCGGGACGGGGGTCGACAAAATGA
- the dctP gene encoding TRAP transporter substrate-binding protein DctP produces MSTMSKFKKLAGFSAFAFAAMTAANSVNAANWRYAHEEYEGDVQDVFAYDFKEYIEDNSDHTVQVYRFGELGESDDIMEQTQAGILNFVNQSPGFTGSLIPEAQIFFIPYLMPTDMDTVIKFFRESEAINEDFPELYAQNGLELLQMYPEGEMVVTVDEPVSKPEDFNNKKIRVMTNPLLSETYSAFGATPTPLPWGEVYGALQTNMIQGQENPIFWIESGGLYEVSPNLVFTSHGWFTTAMMANKNFYDGLSDEDKKLVEDAADYAFEKIIVHIDGLADEALEKIKKASDEVTVTRLNDEQIEAFKARAPQVEEKFIEMTGEGGKELLNQFKEDLKEVQSN; encoded by the coding sequence ATGAGCACCATGAGTAAGTTCAAGAAACTGGCAGGATTTTCTGCGTTTGCCTTTGCCGCAATGACCGCGGCAAACTCGGTGAATGCTGCCAACTGGCGCTATGCACACGAAGAATACGAAGGTGACGTTCAAGACGTATTCGCTTACGACTTCAAGGAATACATCGAAGACAACTCAGACCACACGGTGCAGGTTTACCGCTTTGGCGAGCTGGGCGAATCCGACGACATCATGGAACAGACCCAGGCTGGCATTCTTAATTTCGTCAACCAGTCTCCCGGCTTCACAGGCTCACTGATTCCAGAAGCGCAGATTTTCTTCATTCCTTACCTGATGCCGACCGACATGGACACGGTGATCAAGTTCTTCCGCGAGAGTGAAGCGATCAATGAGGATTTCCCGGAACTGTATGCCCAGAACGGCCTGGAGCTTCTGCAGATGTACCCGGAAGGCGAAATGGTTGTAACGGTGGACGAGCCAGTCAGCAAGCCGGAAGACTTCAACAACAAGAAGATCCGTGTCATGACCAACCCGCTGCTGTCGGAAACCTATTCAGCGTTTGGTGCAACCCCCACGCCACTGCCTTGGGGTGAAGTGTACGGTGCTCTGCAGACCAACATGATCCAGGGCCAGGAAAACCCGATCTTCTGGATCGAATCCGGCGGTCTTTACGAAGTTTCCCCGAACCTTGTCTTCACCAGCCACGGTTGGTTCACGACTGCCATGATGGCCAACAAGAACTTCTACGACGGCTTGTCCGATGAAGACAAGAAGCTTGTTGAGGACGCCGCTGACTATGCGTTCGAGAAAATCATCGTACACATTGACGGCCTCGCTGACGAAGCCCTTGAGAAGATCAAGAAAGCCAGTGACGAAGTGACCGTTACCCGCCTGAACGACGAACAGATTGAAGCCTTCAAGGCCCGCGCACCGCAGGTTGAAGAGAAGTTCATCGAAATGACAGGTGAAGGCGGTAAAGAACTGCTGAACCAGTTCAAGGAAGACCTCAAAGAGGTTCAGAGCAACTGA
- a CDS encoding TRAP transporter small permease — MSENSPDLEDDTGTYESGLPGFLGTIDEVIAKTEAVMLAVGVILMAVNTCINVIARFVFGEGLFFSGEINRILIILITFAGIGYAARHGRHIRMSAVYDAIPPKGRKVLMIFIALFTSLVMFFLCYHSYGYVETLYSRGRILPALGFEIWWIYVWAPVGFAITGIQYFLTAIKNLTSKDVYLSTGVIDGYSDSESEV, encoded by the coding sequence ATGTCCGAGAACTCCCCGGATCTAGAAGACGATACCGGCACCTATGAGTCCGGCCTGCCCGGGTTTCTGGGAACCATTGATGAAGTTATTGCCAAAACTGAGGCCGTGATGCTCGCGGTTGGCGTCATCCTTATGGCCGTCAATACATGCATCAACGTTATTGCGCGCTTTGTCTTCGGTGAAGGCCTGTTTTTCTCTGGTGAGATCAACCGAATTCTTATCATCCTGATTACCTTTGCAGGTATTGGTTACGCGGCCCGCCATGGCCGTCATATCCGCATGTCTGCGGTTTACGATGCGATCCCCCCCAAAGGGCGCAAAGTACTGATGATTTTCATCGCCCTGTTTACCTCGTTGGTAATGTTCTTCCTCTGCTACCACTCCTATGGATACGTCGAGACCCTATACAGCCGTGGGCGAATTCTCCCTGCGTTGGGCTTTGAGATCTGGTGGATTTACGTTTGGGCGCCAGTGGGCTTTGCGATTACCGGCATTCAGTATTTCCTCACAGCGATCAAGAATCTCACCAGCAAGGATGTTTATCTCTCCACTGGTGTGATCGACGGCTACTCTGATAGTGAGTCGGAAGTCTGA
- a CDS encoding TRAP transporter large permease: MATIMMVIMIGLLLLGFPMMVPLITGAVVGFVMMFDGFGQMGTFVQQMMGGIRPASLIAVPMFILAADIMTRGQSADRLIHMVMAFIGHIKGGLAISTATSCTLFGAVSGSTQATVVAVGSPLRPKLLKAGYSDSFSLALIINSSDIAFLIPPSIGFIIYGVISGTSIAELFIAGIGPGVMILMMFSIYCLIYAYINKVPTEERAGWRERGVAVREALWPLFFPVIIVGGIYGGIFSPTEAAAVCVLYAFLLEFVVFRSLKLPDIYRIAKSTGLITAVVFILVAVGNGFSWIISFAQIPQTILEAVGVNEAGPVGVLIAICIAFFVACMFVDPIVVILVLTPIFAPAIEATGLDPVLVGVLITLQVAIGSATPPFGCDIFTAIAIFKRPYWEVIRGTPPFVFMLVAAAGLIIAFPQIALFLRDVAFR, translated from the coding sequence ATGGCGACTATAATGATGGTAATCATGATCGGGCTGCTGCTCCTGGGCTTCCCGATGATGGTTCCGCTGATTACCGGTGCGGTGGTCGGTTTTGTAATGATGTTTGATGGCTTCGGCCAGATGGGCACGTTCGTCCAGCAAATGATGGGAGGTATCCGCCCAGCCTCTTTGATTGCTGTGCCCATGTTCATTCTGGCGGCTGATATCATGACTCGCGGGCAGTCCGCCGACCGCCTTATCCATATGGTGATGGCCTTTATCGGGCATATCAAAGGTGGGCTGGCGATCAGTACAGCCACCTCGTGTACCCTCTTTGGTGCGGTATCCGGCTCCACCCAGGCGACGGTTGTGGCTGTTGGTTCTCCCTTGCGCCCCAAACTGCTTAAAGCGGGCTATTCCGACTCGTTCTCACTGGCGCTGATCATCAATTCCAGTGACATTGCCTTTTTGATCCCCCCCAGTATCGGCTTCATTATCTACGGGGTTATTTCCGGAACCTCCATTGCCGAACTGTTCATTGCAGGCATCGGCCCGGGCGTCATGATTCTGATGATGTTTTCAATCTACTGCCTGATCTATGCATACATTAACAAGGTCCCCACCGAGGAAAGGGCCGGCTGGAGAGAACGGGGGGTCGCCGTCCGCGAAGCACTATGGCCTCTTTTCTTCCCGGTCATCATTGTTGGTGGTATCTACGGCGGTATTTTCAGCCCTACGGAGGCCGCCGCTGTGTGCGTGCTGTACGCCTTCTTACTCGAATTCGTGGTGTTCCGCTCGCTGAAATTGCCGGATATCTATCGGATTGCCAAGTCCACCGGCCTGATTACCGCTGTGGTTTTCATACTGGTTGCCGTGGGCAACGGCTTTTCCTGGATTATCTCGTTTGCACAGATTCCACAAACAATACTGGAAGCAGTTGGCGTCAATGAAGCCGGCCCGGTAGGTGTCCTGATTGCGATCTGTATCGCCTTCTTTGTTGCCTGCATGTTTGTTGACCCGATCGTGGTGATACTGGTGCTGACGCCGATCTTTGCACCGGCGATCGAAGCCACCGGTCTGGACCCAGTGCTCGTCGGGGTTCTGATTACACTGCAGGTCGCCATAGGCTCTGCAACGCCACCCTTTGGTTGTGACATATTCACCGCCATCGCCATATTCAAGCGCCCATACTGGGAAGTAATCCGTGGTACGCCACCGTTCGTCTTTATGCTGGTGGCAGCGGCCGGGCTGATCATCGCCTTCCCGCAAATTGCGCTGTTCCTTCGTGACGTTGCGTTCCGCTGA
- a CDS encoding universal stress protein, translating into MFKKILVAVDGSKSSFKAMDKAIELQKLMDTEIYLICVYKHHSLFEASLSIGRPDSMDIPDKVLSEYAKEIVNHAKEKAKEKGAVKVRGFVKAGRPSSVIVKFAKDKEVDLIVVGTRGTHSDKEGMLLGSVSHRVASKAKCPVLVV; encoded by the coding sequence ATGTTCAAGAAAATTCTGGTGGCCGTTGACGGTTCCAAGTCATCCTTCAAGGCCATGGACAAGGCCATTGAGCTACAAAAACTCATGGACACCGAGATCTATCTGATCTGTGTTTACAAGCATCACAGCCTGTTTGAGGCATCTCTGTCGATTGGCCGGCCCGATAGCATGGATATCCCTGACAAGGTGCTATCGGAATACGCCAAGGAGATCGTCAACCATGCCAAGGAAAAGGCCAAGGAAAAGGGGGCGGTAAAGGTTCGGGGCTTTGTTAAAGCCGGCCGTCCTTCCAGCGTGATCGTCAAGTTTGCCAAGGACAAGGAGGTAGACCTGATTGTGGTCGGTACCCGGGGCACTCACAGCGATAAAGAGGGCATGCTGCTTGGCAGCGTGTCCCACCGCGTCGCTTCCAAGGCGAAATGTCCGGTGCTGGTAGTTTAA